TTGGCGATGAAGATATCGTCCAGCCCCGCGGCGGCCATGGCTTCGGCTTCGCCGACTTTGGCCACGGCGATGCCGCTCGCGCCCATTTCCACCTGCAGGCGCGCCACGGCGGGCATCTTGTGCGTTTTTGTGTGCGGGCGCAGCCTGACGCCGTGGCAGGCGGCGTAATCAAGCATGAACCGCATGTTGTCCCGCATGATCTCGCGATCAATCAGCAGCGACGGCGTATCGAGTGCGGCGATTTTCACGTTTTTCTCCTCCTTGGGGTGATACAATAATGACGTTTCCGCACATAATCTACAAAAAATTCCGGCGTTTTTCAAGCGCCGAAAATCCACGGAGGCACGCGGCATGGAACTGAACTTGGCCGGCCCGGCGCTGGGCGCCGCCTCGCTGTTCATCATGGGAGCCTATTATCCCGTGGTGATCTGGGGCGAATACTGGTTTTCCGAGCGCGTCTGGCCGCTGTTTCTACTCGCCGGCGCGGCGCTGATCGGAGCTTCGCTGTTTCTCAGCGGCACGGGCTGTTATCTGGCCGCTTTTACGGGGGCCGTCAACCTCTGGGCCATCGCCGAGATCAAGGAACAGGCGCGACGCGTCCGCGACGGCAAATATCCGCGCAATCCCCGCCGTCGCTATGACTGAAAAAACGAAAAGGGCGGGGAAAGAAAAGGCCGGCATCGCGCTTGGAGTGCGCGATGCCGGTCCCCATATGAACCCGAACGTTTTTCGAAGATCCCCTAGATGAGCCCGAAGTCCTGCAGCTGAGCCAGAAGCACCACGACGAGGATAACGGGCACGATGACCTTGAAGCAGAGATCTACCAACCACTCAAAGCGGAGTTTCTTGCCAGGCGTGAGGGCCACTTCGTCGGCAATGACCTTCGTGCCCACAACCCAGCCGAACATGACGCTCATGAGCAGAGAGCCGAGAGGCATCATCACGCCTTCGGAGAGCATATCGTAGAAGTCAAGC
This sequence is a window from Pyramidobacter sp. YE332. Protein-coding genes within it:
- a CDS encoding DUF4491 family protein, with amino-acid sequence MELNLAGPALGAASLFIMGAYYPVVIWGEYWFSERVWPLFLLAGAALIGASLFLSGTGCYLAAFTGAVNLWAIAEIKEQARRVRDGKYPRNPRRRYD